The Pseudomonadota bacterium genome has a segment encoding these proteins:
- a CDS encoding transposase yields MPKKRQFRRNHTAEQKAVIVRRHLADKVPVSDLCDEYKIQPSVFYSWLRVALPRSIRTGVKS; encoded by the coding sequence ATGCCGAAGAAGAGACAGTTTCGCCGTAACCATACAGCTGAGCAGAAAGCCGTCATCGTGCGGCGCCACCTGGCCGACAAGGTGCCGGTGTCCGACCTGTGTGACGAGTACAAGATCCAGCCGAGCGTGTTCTACAGCTGGCTGCGTGTGGCTCTGCCGCGATCGATCCGCACCGGAGTGAAATCGTGA